The window ATGGGGTATACAAGTGCTGACAAAAAAGCCTGTTGCAAAGAACAGGCTCGTGGTGTTTAAGGGCTGCGAATGCGGCTTAAAACGGAATGTCGTCGTCCATGTCATCAAAACCACTGGCAGGCTTGGCGGCGGGTCGGCTAGCAGGCGCACTGGCCGCTGGACGGGGTGCGGCTGAAGGACGGCGAGCAGGCGCGCCACCGTCTTCGTCGCCACCGCTGGGGCCGCCCATGCCTTCACGGCCGCCGAGCAATTGCATTTCGGTGGCGATGATGTCGACGGTGTTTTTCTCAACGCCGGCTTGGTCGGTGTACTTGCCGTACTTCAAACGACCTTCGACATAAATGGGGCGGCCTTTTTTGACGTACTCGCCAGCAATCTCGGCCAGGCGGTCGTAAAAAGTGACGCGGTGCCATTGGGTGTCTTCAACCGTTTCGCCAGAGGTGCGGTCTTTGCGGCGGCTGGTGGTGGCAATGCTGATGTTGGCCACGGCCTGGCCAGAAGGCAAGTAGCGAATTTCGGGGTCACGGCCACAGTTGCCGATCAGAATGACTTTGTTGACGGATGCCATGTTTATTTCCTTGAAATCTCTTGAAGTGAACAGTCGCAATTATGCTTGTTAGCGGGCCGGTGCCTCAATGGGTGCCATGAACCATGCAACCAAAAGCCAGACCAAAGTGGCCAGGCCACACACCCCGAATAAAACCTGCGCGCCGCCTGCTTTCATGAGCGCGCCACCTGCAGCACCGCCCGCAAAAAAGCCCAAAGACTGCAAGGTGTTGTAAAAGCCCATGGCTGTACCTCGGGCATGAGGAGGCGCCGCACGGGATGCAATGCTGGGCTGGCAGGCCTCCAAAATGTTGGAGCCGCAGAAAAAAACAAACAAGATAGCGGCAAGGCACCCTAAATCAGGCTTGCCACCAGCGACCAGCGCCAGGCTGAACATGACCAAGGCAATGACCATGGCCGAAGCTAAAAACACCGCTCTGAGATACCCTTTGCGCTCTAGCGGAAACAGGGTTTTGCCCATGACCAAAAAGCCAAAAGACACAGCAGGCAAATAGACCCACCAATGGTGCTCTTTGGACAAGCCAGCGTCTACCAACATTTGCGGCACAGCCACCCACATGGCTAACATCACGGCATGCAATACAAACACACCTAAATTGTTGCGAAGGGAGGGCACATGCGTCAGGACTTCCTTCAAACTGCCCTTGGGTGCTGCAATTTGGTGGGGAGGCTCAGGCGGCACCCACCAAATGGCCACCACCACCCCGCCCAAGGCCAACACGCCTGTGAGGGTGAACAAGCCGGGCAAACCAGCCACTGTGTTCAAAGCTGGCGCCAAAATCAGAGACAAAGCGAACATCAAACCAATGCTGGCACCAATCAAGGCCATGGCCTTGGTGCGAACCACGTCACGTGTTTGGTCGGCCAACAAAGCTGTGACTACCGCAGAGACAGCCCCTGCACCCTGCAAGGATCGGCCCAAAATCAGGCCCGACAAAGAGTCGGCGGCGGCGGCAACAAAACTGCCGCCGGCATAGACCAACAAGCCAAAGACAATGACTTTTTTGCGGCCCAATTTATCGGAGGCCGCGCCGAAAACCAGCTGCAAGGCCCCCTGAGTTAGTCCATATATGCCCATGGCCAAACCCACCAGGGCCGCATCGGTCCCGCCAGGGTATTTGGCAGCTTCGATGGCAAAAACGGGCAGCACCACAAACAAGCCCAACATCCGCAAGGCGTAAATGGACGCCAAAGAGAAGCTAGAACGCTTTTCAAGGCCGGTCATGAGCGCGTCAGCACCGCCGTGAGAAGGCGTCACTGTCGGGTTGGAAACTGGGGAAGGGGTTACATGCATAAGGGTTATTCTGAGCCCTGATTGTCCCTGATTCAGGGAGCATTCCCTGTCAGACGCAATTCCTTGACTAAATCAATCAAGTTGTTGGCCGAGGACAGAGACGACAATTCATTTTTGACGTTAATATTCGTCCGGATTAATTTTTTGCAACTTCACTGGAGATTTTATGAAACAAACCAATCGTCGCGTTTTCATGATGCAAGTGGCTTTAGGCGGTACAGCCTTGGCAGCTACCCAAGCCATGGCTCAAGCCATGGTCAACGAAAAAGACCCACAGGCTACAGCATTGGCTTACGCCGCTGACGCCTCCAAAGTGAAGAACCCCAAGTACGCTGCTGGCCAAAAATGCAGCAATTGCGCTTTGTACCAAGGCAAACCTTCCGACGCAGCGGGTGGTTGCCCTCTGTTTGCAGGCAAGCAAGTGGCCGGCAATGGCTGGTGCTCTGCCTACGCCAAAAAGGCCTAAGCTCAGGGCCTTCAGCCCGCCAAGCCACCTTGAGGGGTGGCTCACAAAAAGCCAGCGTCAGCTGGCTTTTTTGTTGCCCAACGAAACCGCCTTTCGAGTGCTGACTGGCAGATCAAGACAGGACGGTCTGAACTGGCGATAATCGAGGGTTTTGTTTGGCACTCCGATTTTGAACGCTCCCAACGCCCCCGCTAGTTTGACCACCTTGGCAACGCCACTCAGTGCCATGGACAAAGTTCGTCAGTTGGAAGCTGAGCTGGCGGCTGCGCGGCAAGAGGCCGCCCTGGCTGCCCACAATTCAGACGATGGTGCCTACCTCGCCAGCGCCCTGCGCCAAACGCACATCAGCGTGCGCGGCGCCCGTACCCACAACCTCAAAAACATCGACCTGGACATTCCGCGCAACCAACTGGTGGTGATCACGGGGCTGAGCGGTTCTGGCAAATCCAGCTTGGCCTTTGACACTTTGTATGCAGAAGGCCAGCGCCGATACGTTGAAAGTTTGTCGGCTTATGCGCGCCAGTTTTTGCAACTGATGGACAAGCCCGATGTGGATTTGATTGAGGGCCTGTCGCCCGCCATCTCCATCGAGCAAAAAGCCACCAGCCACAACCCGCGCTCCACTGTGGGCACCGTGACCGAAATTCACGACTACCTGCGCTTGTTGTTTGCCCGCGCAGGCACACCGTATTGCCCCGATCACAACTTGGCTCTGCAAGCGCAAACCGTGAGCCAAATGGTCGATGCGGTTTTAGAAC is drawn from Limnohabitans sp. 103DPR2 and contains these coding sequences:
- the ssb gene encoding single-stranded DNA-binding protein, yielding MASVNKVILIGNCGRDPEIRYLPSGQAVANISIATTSRRKDRTSGETVEDTQWHRVTFYDRLAEIAGEYVKKGRPIYVEGRLKYGKYTDQAGVEKNTVDIIATEMQLLGGREGMGGPSGGDEDGGAPARRPSAAPRPAASAPASRPAAKPASGFDDMDDDIPF
- a CDS encoding MFS transporter — protein: MTGLEKRSSFSLASIYALRMLGLFVVLPVFAIEAAKYPGGTDAALVGLAMGIYGLTQGALQLVFGAASDKLGRKKVIVFGLLVYAGGSFVAAAADSLSGLILGRSLQGAGAVSAVVTALLADQTRDVVRTKAMALIGASIGLMFALSLILAPALNTVAGLPGLFTLTGVLALGGVVVAIWWVPPEPPHQIAAPKGSLKEVLTHVPSLRNNLGVFVLHAVMLAMWVAVPQMLVDAGLSKEHHWWVYLPAVSFGFLVMGKTLFPLERKGYLRAVFLASAMVIALVMFSLALVAGGKPDLGCLAAILFVFFCGSNILEACQPSIASRAAPPHARGTAMGFYNTLQSLGFFAGGAAGGALMKAGGAQVLFGVCGLATLVWLLVAWFMAPIEAPAR
- a CDS encoding high-potential iron-sulfur protein: MKQTNRRVFMMQVALGGTALAATQAMAQAMVNEKDPQATALAYAADASKVKNPKYAAGQKCSNCALYQGKPSDAAGGCPLFAGKQVAGNGWCSAYAKKA